The genomic DNA GGCCTGTTCAACATGCTGCGTCGCTCGCCGGAGTTGTCGGTCGTCGGCATCGAGATGGCCAAGTTCAGCGAGTACACCCATTCGCTGCTGGTGCCGACCAGCCTGAACCTGGTGCGGGTCAAGCCGTTGCGTGGCACGGCGCTGTTCATCTTCGAGCCGCGCCTGGTCTATTCGGTGGTCGAGAATTTCTTCGGTGGCGACGGCAAGATCGCCACCAAGATCGAAGGCCGCGAGTTCACACCGACCGAGATGCGCGTCGTCCAGTTGCTGCTGCGTCAGGCCTTCAACGATCTGCAGGAAGCCTGGTCACCGGTGATGGACCTCGACTTCGAATACATGAATTCGGAAGTCAATCCGCACTTCGCGAACATCGTGTCGCCGTCCGAGATTGTCGTGGTGTCGCGCTTCCGCATCGAGCTGGAAGGCGGTGGCGGCGATCTGCACATCACGTTTCCGTATTCGATGATCGAGCCGATCCGCGATCAACTCGATACCGGCCTGCAGTCCGATCGTGTCGAGAAGGACGAGCGCTGGACGCAGAGCCTGCGCGAGCAGCTGCAGGACGCCGAAGTCGAGATTGGCAGCCAGCTGGCCACGCTCAACCTCAGCGTCCGCGAACTGCTGCAGCTCAAGCCCGGTGATGTGCTGCCGGTGAACCTGCCGAAAACCATCGATCTCTGCGTCGAGGACATGCCGGTGTTCAAGGGCACGTTCGGCCTGTCGCACGGCAACAACGCCGTCCGCATCACCGAAGTGATCCGCCGCGGTCCGCGCAGCAGCACCGTGCACTGATCGCCGCCATGAGCACCACGCCCAGCAACCCTTTCAGCACCGCCCCCAAGCAGGACGACCCGATGAGCACGACCCCCCAGAGCGGCACCAGCAAGGACTACGCCCGCGCCAGCTTCCAGAACCTGGAAGGCAGCGCCGCCAACGCCGGAGGCCTCGGAAACGAGTTCAATCTCGACGTCATTCTCGACGTCGCCGTGACCCTGTCGATGGAAGTGGGCCGCGCCCGCATCCCGATCCGCAACCTGCTGCAGCTCAACCAGGGCTCGGTCGTCGAACTCGAACGCGCCGCTGGCGAGCCGCTCGATGTCTACGCCAACGGCACCCTGATCGCCCATGGCGAAGTGGTGGTCGTCAACGAGAAATTCGGCGTGCGCCTGACCGATGTGGTCAGCCCGGCCGAACGCATCCGCAAGCTGAAGTAAGCGCGCCGCAGCTTTCGATGAGCACTGCTGCGGAAGCAACGATGACCAGCACGGCGCTGCCCAGCCTGGGTCAGACGGCGCTGTCGCTGATCGTGGTGCTGGGCCTGATCTTCGCGCTCGCCTGGCTGCTCAAGCGCGTGCAGGGCGTGCGCCTTGGCGGCCCGGCCAATCTGCGCATCCACGCCGGTCTGCAGGTAGGGCCGAAGGAGAAGGTGCTGATGATCGAAGCGGGTGGTCAGCATTTGCTGATCGGGGTGTCGGCGGGTGGCGTCAATACCTTGCACGTGTTTGCCGAAGCCCCGATTGCTCCGGCCGCTGGCAGCGACCAGCCGCAGCCGCCGATTGTCTCAGCGTTTTCCGATGCGCTGAAGCGCGCGCTCGGCCAGGCACCGAAGTCATGATCCGCAAGCTGCTGACCGCAGTCGCACTGCTGCTGCCGATGGCCGACGTATTGGCTCAGACCAAGGGCCTTCCGGCATTGAACGTGTCGCCCGCACCAGGCGGTGGCCAGAACTACAGCCTGAGCCTGCAAGTGCTGTTGATGATGACGGCGCTGACCCTGCTGCCGGCCGGCCTGCTGGCGATGACGGCGTTCACGCGGATCGTCGTCGTGCTGGGCCTGCTGCGACAGGCGCTCGGCACCGGTGCCACGCCGTCGAACCAGATCCTCGTCGGCCTGTCGCTGTTCCTCACCTTCTTCGTCATGCAGCCGGTGTTCGAGAAGGTCTACGACAACGCCGCCAAACCCTATCTCGATGGCGAGCTGGCTTTCGAGCCGGCGCTGAAAGCAGCCGCCGTTCCGATGCGCGGCTTCATGCTGGCGCAGACCCGCGAAGCGGATCTGATGAGCTTCTCGAAGATCGCCGGCAACGGTCCCTATGCCAGCGCCGACGACGTGCCGTTCACCGTGCTCGCCGCCGCCTTCCTGACCAGCGAGCTGACCACTGCGTTCCAGATCGGCTTCCTGCTGTTCATCCCGTTCGTGGTCATCGATCTGGTCATCGCCAGCGTACTGATGAGCCTCGGCATGATGATGCTGAGCCCGGTGATCATCTCGCTGCCATTCAAGCTGATGCTGTTCGTGCTCGTCGATGGCTGGTCGCTGGTGATGGGCACGCTGGCCGCCAGCTTCGTCGTCAACTGAGTTCGCGCCATGACTCCCGAGACCGTACTGACGACCGGATCGCAAGCCCTTCAACTCGTGTTGATGCTCGCAGCGCCGCTGCTGCTGACCGCGCTCGCCGTCGGCGTGCTGATCGGCGTGTTCCAGGCCGCGACCCAGATCAACGAACAGACCCTGAGCTTCATCCCGAAGCTGCTGTCGACGGCCGTCGTGCTGGTGTTCACCGGGCCGTGGATGCTGCGCCTGCTGACCGAGTTCACGCGGCGGCTTTATGAAAGCATTCCTGCGCTTATTCATTGAGCGCGGAGATGCCATCCATGGCGAGACCTTGCCTATATCCCCACCCCCAGCCCGGCCATCCATGGCCGGGCTGGGGGTGCAGCGAGCAGTGCTCGCAAAGCGCTCCGTTTCACCCATGACCTTCTCCGACGCCCAGATCATCGGCTGGCTGGAAAGCTGGTTCTGGCCGCTGGTGCGCATCGGCGGCGTGCTGGCGATCGCGCCGGTGCTCGGTGCCCGCGTGGTGCCGGTGCGCATCCGCGTGGTGCTGACCGTGCTGCTGACCCTGGTGATGGCGCCGACGATGCCCACGCCGCCCTACCTGGCGCCGTTCGAAGCCGGCTGGTGGCTGGAGATCGGCAAGCAGATGGTCATCGGCGTGGCGATGGGCTTCGTGCTGATGCTGGTGTTCGAGGCGGTGGTCATGGCTGGCGAGCTGATCGCCTACGGCATGGGGCTGTCGTTCGCCCAGCTCGTCGACCCCTTGCGCGGTGCCGGCACGCCGGTGGTGGGCCAGTTGCTGATGGTGCTCGGCACCTTGCTGTTCCTGTCCACCGGCGGCCATCTGCGGCTGATCGAAGCGCTGCACGCAAGTTTCGTCAGCATGCCGGTCGGTGGTCCCGGGCTGAACGCCGACAACTTCCTCGCACTGGCGCGCTGGGGCGGCAGTCTGTTTGCCGGCGGCGTGCAGATCGGCCTGCCGGTGGTGATCGCGCTGCTGCTGGTCAATCTGGCGTTCGGCGTGATGAGCCGCTCGGCGCCGGCCTTGTCGGCCTTGTCGGTCGGCTTTCCGATCGCCCTGGCGGCCGGCCTGGTGCTGCTGCGCTTCAGCCTGCCGGGGCTGGCGGCAGTGATGGCGCGGATGCTCGACGACAGCTACGCGCTGCTCGCCACCCTGTTCGGAGGCTGATCGATGTCCGACAGCGCCCAGGAAAAGAACCTACCCGCTACCGAGAAACGCAAGCGCGAAGCCCGGGAGAAAGGACAACTTCCGCGTTCGCGCGAACTGAGCACGGCGGTGGTAATGGGCGTTGGTGCTGCCTTGATCACCGGCTACGGCGCCAAGGTCGGTGCCAGTGCCTACGAGGCGATGAGCCGCTCGCTGAGCTTTGATGCGGCGATCTTGGCCGACCCCGGCCTGATGCCGAAGATGCTGTTGTCCGGCTTCGGCGCCGGGCTGGCGATCGTCGCGCCGATCCTGTTCGCGACGTTGTTCGCGGCCTTGGTCGCGCCGATGCTGATCGGTGGCTGGAACCTGAGCTGGAAGGCTGCGCAACCGGATTTCAGCCGGCTCAATCCGGTCACTGGTCTGGGCCGTCTGTTCTCCGGTAATAGCGTGGTCGAGCTGAGCAAGAGCATCGCCAAGTTCTGCCTGGTCGGCCTGGTCTCTGGCATCGCCTGGTGGGGTTTGCGCGGGGAGCTGCTATCGCTGGCGATGGAGCCGGCACGACAGGCGATCGGCCACGGGCTGGCGATGGTCGCGTCGACGTTCATGTGGATGGTTGCTTCGCTGGCGCTGATCGCGGCGATCGATGTGCCCTGGCAGATTTTCAGCAATGCCAAGCGCCTGAAGATGTCGCGCCAGGAAGTGCAGCAGGAGTACAAGCAGAGCGAAGGCAGCCCGGAAGTGAAGGGCCGCATTCGCCGCCTGCAGCAGCAGATGTCGCAGCGCCGGATGATGGAAAAGCTGCCCGGCGCCGATGTCATCGTCACCAACCCCACGCATTACGCGGTGGCGTTGAAGTACACGGCCGGCGGCAAGAAGGCACCCGTGGTGATCGCCAAGGGTGTCGATACCGTCGCCGCCGCGATCCGCGAACTGGGCAAGGCGCACGGCATCACCCTGATCGAAGCGCCGCCGCTGGCCCGCGCGCTGTATCGCGGCTGCGATCTCGACGAGGAAATTCCCACCGCGCTCTACGCCGCCGTCGCCCAGGTGCTGACCTATGTCTACCAGCTCAAGGCCTGGCGCGGCGGCGAGCGGCCGCTGGTGCCGAAGGTCGGCGATGTGCCCGGTGGCGAGCCGGATCCGCTGCCGGATGCTCGACCGGAGCCACCGGCCGCCTGAGCGCCGCTGCACTTGCTGGAACAGGAACTGCAGCAGGCGGATCAGCGCCGTAATTACGGCACCCGAGAGTTGCGATGAATCTGCCGATTCCGCGTTGCCCGCCGTGATCGCCGCCTTCCAGGACGCCGAACCGGCCGTGGCTCGCGGACTGTTGTCGGCCAGCCGTGATCGAATCCTGGTGATGACGGCGATGCTGGTCGGCCTGCTGATGCTGAGTTCGGCGCTGGCCCTGCCGGCGCAGCCCCAGGTGATGGCCTGGGAGCCTCAGGCATTCGTCGCCAGCGGCAGCCTGATGCTGCTGACCGCATTGCTGTTCTCGCAGCGCCGCATGCCCTATGCAGTGGCCGCCGCGCTGACCCTCGGCATCACCATCAGCATGCTGCTGCTCAGGGTGGCGATGGTGTTCATCGACGACACCTTTGCCGACGGTACGCACAGCCTGTTCATGCCGGTATACGCGTACTACACGGTGGTCTACCTGATGCTGGCCATCCTGCTGCCGGACACGGCGTCGATGCGCTGCAGCGTCGCCGCCTGGTTGGCACTGGCGAGCCTGGTCACTGCCGGCAGCTTGTCGCTGCTCGACGCCGAGCCGCCGCGGCCGTTCCTGATGGCGACCCTGATCTACGTCTGGCTCGGTCACGGCCTGTTCGTCGCGCTGCTGACGGGCTGGACCCGGCAGCAACGAGCGCTGGTTGAAGCCCACGCCCGGCTGGCCGAGATCGAACGCGCTGGCCGGCTGTCGGCGCTGGCCAGCGAGCAGCGCTTCCGGATCGTCTTCGAGCAGTCCACCGCCGGCGTCGGCCTGATCGGCGCCGACGGCTGCTGGCAGATCGCCAGTGACCGCATGGCCGAGCTGACCGGCTACACCGTGCAGGAGCTGCAGGGCATGTCGCTGCTGTTGCTGCTGGTTCCCGAAGCGCGCGAGGCTGCCCGCCAGAGGCTCGACCACTTCATCAACGGCGAACAGACGCGCCATTCGGTCGAGCGGCAGTGGCTGCGTCGCGACGGCGGCCTGACCTGGGTCAGCCTGCATTTCGAGCGGGTCCCCGGCTCGGCCGAACTGCCGACGGCAGCGGTGGTGATGGCGATCGACATCAGCGCACGCAAGAAGGCCGAGCAGGAGACGCAGGCGCTGCAACGGATCCGCGATTTCCATTTCGAGCATCTGCCGCTGGCGATGATCGAATGGGACCGCGACCTGCGGGTACGCCGCTGGTCGAAGCAGGCGGAAGTCATGCTCGGTTGGCCGGAAGAAGCGGTGGTCGGGCGAACCTTGCACGAAGTGGGCGTACTCGATGCCGACGAGGCCGAAAACCACGCGCAGGTGATGCGCGAATTCCTGACCGGCCAGCGCACTGCGGTCGAAAGCCTGCGCCACACCCGCCACCGGGACGGCCATCTGGCCTGGTACCGCTGGCACAGTCACTCGCTGGCCGGTGCCGATGGCAAGCCGGAATTCTTCTTCACCGCCGGATTCGATGTCACCGAATTCCTGGCCAACAATCTGCGGCTCGACGAGAACCGCCGCGAACTGCGCGCGATCTTCGAGCAGGCGGCGGTCGGTATCGCGATGCTGGATTCCCAAGGCCACTGGCTGACCGTCAACCGCCGCTTCTGCGAGATTCTCGGCCGCAGCGAAGCGGAGCTGTTGAGCAGCGATTTCCAGTCGATCACCCATCCGGAGGACGTGGCGCTCGATGTCGCCCAGGCCGAGGCGGTGGCTGCCGGCAAGCTGCCTGGCTACGTGATGGAAAAGCGCTATCTGGGCCCGGATGGCGGCATCATCTGGGTCCGCCTGCATGTCGGTCGCATCGATGCCACCGCGACCACGTCGATGCGTTTCGTCTCCGTGATCGAGGACATCGGCGAGCGCAAACACGCCGAACAGCAGGCGCTGGAGCATCAGCGGATTCGCGACTTCCATTTCAACAACACGCCGCTGGCGGTCATCGAATGGACGCCGGATCTGAAGGTCAAGCGCTGGTCCCTGCATGCAGCCGAGATGTTTGGCTGGAGCGAGGCTGAAGTCCTCGGCAAGAACTTCTTCGATTGGCGCTTCGTTCACGACGACGATCTGGGCCGCATCGGCGTCGAGACCGCAGCGATCTTCGATAGCCCGTCGGCGATCATCCAGACCACCTGCCGCAACTATCACCGCGACGGCCGTCCCATCTGGTGCCAGTGGCACAGTTCGATACGGCGCGGCGCCAACGGCGAAGTGCAATCGGTCCTGTCGATGGCCAGCAACGTCAGCAACGAACAGGAAACACTGGCGGCACTGCGCGACAGCCAGACGCGCTTCCAGGGCATCTTCGAGCAGGCCGCGGTCGGCATCGCGATGATCGATGCGCAAGGCAACTGGTTGATGGTCAACCAGCGCTTCCGGGAGATCGTCGGCTACGGTGCCGAGGAACTGCTGCAGCACCGCTGCGAGGAAATCACCGATCCCAAGGATCGCGCGGCCGAGGCCGTCGAACGCGCCCGCCTGGTCGCCGGCGAGATCGACGACTACAACTTCGTCAAGCGCTATCGCCATCACGATGGCAAGCCGGTCTGGGTATCGCTGTACGCGCGCCGGCTCGACGATGGCAGCACCGGTGACAATGTGCGCCTGTCGCTGGTGGTGGTCGACATCACCGAACAGCGTCACGCCGAAGCGCAGATCAAGCGCCTCAATGCCGATCTCGAGAAGCGTGTCACCGAGCGCACCCGCCAGCTCAACGACACCGTGCACAGCTGGGTCGAACGCAATCAGGAACTGAGCCTGCTGAACAAGATGACCGGCCTGCTGGCCGCCGCCATCGACAGCGGCGAGGCCTACCGCATCATCGGCGACTATCTGCCGCGCCTGTTCAACGGCTACGGCGGCGCGCTCTGGCTCGGCGACGGCAAGAACCCTTCATTCCCGATCATTGCCGAGTGGGGCTCTCGCAAGCCGGTACCGGAGATGCTGAGCACCGAGGACTGCTGGGCGCTGCGCCGCGGTCAGCTGCTGCGCATCGACGATCCGAGCCATCCGCACCTGTGCCCGCATCTCGATGGCCGCACCGATGGCCAGGAACCGCACACCTGCGTGCCGATCACCGCGCTCGGCAGCCCGGTCGGCCTGATCCATCTCGGCTGGTCGGAGCGCATCGGCAGTCTGGTGACGCCGCCGGACGAGGCGCTGCTCGGCTCGGTGGTCGAGCAGATCGGCCTGGCGATCGGCAACGTCCGGCTGCGCGAGGAACTGCGCCGCCAGGCGATCCGCGATCCGCTCACCGGCCTCTACAACCGCCGCCATTTCGACGAACTGCTGCGCGCCCGGATGACCGAGCACGATCGCAGCGGACGTGGCTTCTCGGTGCTGATGATCGACATCGATCACTTCAAGCGGATCAACGATCAGCACGGTCACGAGACCGGCGACGAAGTGTTGCGCGAAACCGCGAAGCACCTGCAGGAATCGGTACGCGCGGGCGAAGCCGCGTTCCGTTTCGGTGGCGAGGAGTTCGTGCTGCTGATCGACGACGGTGACCGCCCGGACGGCAGCCAGGCGCTGCAGTGCGCCGAGCGCGTCCGCCGCGAGATCGCCGAACTGCGCGTGCATTGCCAAGGCCGCATCCTGCCGCCGGTCACGGTGTCGATCGGCGTTGCTGGCTATCCGCGCGATGTCGAGCGCCAGGTCAGCCCGCTGCAGCGCGCCGACGGCGCGCTGTACACCGCCAAACGCACCGGCCGCAATCGGGTCTGCAGCGCAGGTGCGGTGCCAGGCCAGGAAGTTGCGGTGGGGCTGGTCAAGCGCTAACGCTTTCGACCGTTCTTGCGCCTCCCGTGCGGTGCTAGATTCGAGGTTCCGCCGAACACAGTTTCGGCATCGGCCTTGACCCTGGGGAGGAATACATGGGACCGATCACGCTACGAACACTGCTGGCTGCGCTGCTGAGCCTTGCGGCGCTGCCGCTGGCCGCCGCACCGATCACCGACGTTTCGAACAACTACGTCTACACGACCGTCGACATGCCCGGCGCGGGTTCGATCACCGCGGTCAACGGCCTCAACGATTTCGGCCGCTTCGTCGGCGTCTATGACGATGCCGCCGGCAACTACCATGCGTTCCAGGGCCGGATCGGCGCGGCGACCCTGGTGAGGGTCGACTATCCCGGCGCGGTGCAGACCTTTCTGATCAGCATCGCCAAAGATGGTGCAATGGCCGGCACCTGGTTCGATACCGGCGGCGCCCAGCACGGCTTCGTGCTGCGCAATGGCCGCTACACCAGCATCGACATCCCGCAGGCGGCCGCGAAGACCAAGGCGAAGTTCGAGCTGGGTGCGGGGCTGGGCTCCTCGGTCTACGGGCTCAACACGCTCGGTGACGTGGTCGGCCAGTACGCCGACAAGCGCAGCGTCGGCCACGGTTTCCGCTTGCGCAGCGGCATCGTCGAAACCATCGACGCGCCCGACGCCGGCAACGGGCAGGGCTTCGATCTCGGTGGCACCAACGTCGTGCGGATCAGCGAAGACGGCACCATGGCCGGCTATTACCAGCAGCTGAAGCCGGCGCTGCGGATCGGCTTCGGCCGCCATGGCTTCGTGCTGCGCGGCGGTCGCTTCGAGATCGTCGACGCGCCGCAGGCGGTGTTCACGCAAGTGCTCGGCCTGTCCAACGATGGCTGCGTGACCGGCGTCTACGCCACGCTCGCCAGCCTGACCCTGGGCCGCGGCTTCGTTTATTGCGGCGGTCGTTACAGCCGCATCCTGCATCCGGACGGCTTCACGTCGACCTCGGTGGCCAGCCGCAATGTCAGCGGCGTGCTGAGCGGCGAATACGCCGGCGCCGACAATCGCACGCACGGTTTCATCGCCATACCGAAGTAGGCGTCGCAGATTTGACGCTGGAATTTTTTGGGGAGCGACCCAGGAATTTTCCCCTCGTCATTCCCGCGCAGGCGGGAATCCAGTTCTGATGCGGCGCGCTAGGGCCGAAACTGGATCCCCGCCTGCGCGGGGATGACGGGACTTTATGTGTGGTTTAGCTTGAAAGCGCGCTAGAACGGAACTTGCACCCGCCCCCTCGAGGGCGTGCGACAAAGACGTCCTCCTTTTTCCGGAGGACCGATGCCGATCGCGATCAACAAGCTGCTGGCCAATCTGCGTGGCCCCGATAGCATGGCGCGGGGGCTGGGCGCGCCCCTGTTGTTGATGATCGTGCTGGCGATGATCGTGGTGCCGCTGGCGCCGTTCGTGCTCGATCTGCTGTTCACCTTCAACATTGCGCTGTCGATCATCATCCTGCTGGCCGTCGTCTACGTGATGCGGCCGCTGGAATTCAGCGCCTTCCCGACCGTGCTCCTGCTGGTCACCCTGCTGCGGCTGGCGCTGAACGTCGCTTCCACACGCGTCGTGCTGCTGCACGGCCATCAGGGTGGAGCGGCGGCCGGACACGTCATCGAAGCCTTCGGCAACTTCGTGATCGGCGGCAATTACGCGATCGGCTTCATCGTCTTCGTGATCCTGACCCTGATCAATTTCATGGTCGTCACCAAGGGTGCCGAGCGAGTGTCCGAAGTCTCCGCGCGCTTCGTGCTCGATGCCCTGCCGGGCAAGCAGATGGCGATCGACGCCGACATGAATGCCGGTTTGTTGACACGCGATGAAGCCAAGGCGCGGCGCGAGGAAGTGCGCGAGGAAGCGGATTTCTACGGCTCCATGGACGGTGCTTCGAAGTTCATCCGCGGCGATGCCATCGCCGGCATCATGATCCTGTTCATCAACATCATCGGCGGCCTGTTCATCGGCACGCTGAACCACGGTCTCGGCATCGGCGAGGCGTTGAAGAACTACACCTTGCTGACCATCGGCGACGGTCTGGTCGCGCAGATTCCCAGTCTGCTGATGTCGACCTCGGTGGCGATCCTGGTCACCCGCATGTCCAAGGCCGGGCAGATGGGTACGCAGGTGATCAGCCAGGTATTCGCCGAGCCGAAAGTGCTCGCCGTCACCGCTGGCGTGCTCGGCCTGGTCGGCATCATTCCGGGCATGCCGAACGGCGTGTTCCTGTGCCTGGCGGCGATCTGCGGTGGCGCGGCCTACATGACCGCGCAACGTACCAGGCAGAAGGCGAGGGCAGTGAAGAACGCACCGCCGCCAGCCGCCGCGGCACCGGCCGAACTCGGCTGGGATGACGTTCAGCAGGAAGATCCGCTCGGCCTCGAAGTCGGCTACCGGCTGGTGCCGCTGGTCGATGCCAAGCAGGGCGGCGAGCTGATGGCGCGGATCAAGGGCGTGCGCAAGAAGCTGACCCAGGAACTCGGTTTCCTGGTCCAGCCGGTGCACATCCGTGACAACCTCGAACTCGCGCCCAGCGCCTACCGCATCACTCTGCACGGCGTGCCGGTGGCCAGCGGCCAGGTCTATCCGGATCGCGACATGGCGCTGAATCCGGGCCGGGTGTTCGGCACCGTCGAAGGCATCGCGACCAAGGATCCGACCTTCGGCCTCGATGCCGTGTGGATCGAACGCGGTGCCCGCGATCACGCTCAGACCCTGGGCTACACGGTGGTCGATCCGGCCACCGTGGTGGCCACGCATCTGTCCCAGATCGTCAAGGACCACAGCCACGAACTGCTCGGCTTCGATGAAGCCCAGCAGCTGCTCAACGCGCTCGGCAAGAGCGCGCCGAAGCTGGTCGAGGACCTGGTGCCGAAGGTGCTGTCGCTGTCGGCCTTCGTCCGTGTGCTGCAGACCCTGCTCGCCGAACGCGTGCCGCTGCGCAACCTGCGTGGCATCGCCGAAGCGCTGGCGGAAGCGGCCCCGCGCAGTCAGGAACCCGTCGTCCTCGCCGCCGCTGTACGGGTTGCGCTGTCTCGCCAGATTGTTCAGGAAATCAATGGTCTGGAGCCCGAACTGCCGGTTCTCACCCTGGCGCCGGCGCTGGAACGCGTCCTGCAGGAAAGCCTGCAAGGAGGTAGCGCGGTGCTGGAACCA from Nevskia ramosa DSM 11499 includes the following:
- the fliM gene encoding flagellar motor switch protein FliM → MQDLLSQDEIDALLHGVDSGSVATEAPPAAPGEARSFNFATQDRIVRGRLPTLEMINERFARLFRIGLFNMLRRSPELSVVGIEMAKFSEYTHSLLVPTSLNLVRVKPLRGTALFIFEPRLVYSVVENFFGGDGKIATKIEGREFTPTEMRVVQLLLRQAFNDLQEAWSPVMDLDFEYMNSEVNPHFANIVSPSEIVVVSRFRIELEGGGGDLHITFPYSMIEPIRDQLDTGLQSDRVEKDERWTQSLREQLQDAEVEIGSQLATLNLSVRELLQLKPGDVLPVNLPKTIDLCVEDMPVFKGTFGLSHGNNAVRITEVIRRGPRSSTVH
- the fliN gene encoding flagellar motor switch protein FliN, which encodes MSTTPSNPFSTAPKQDDPMSTTPQSGTSKDYARASFQNLEGSAANAGGLGNEFNLDVILDVAVTLSMEVGRARIPIRNLLQLNQGSVVELERAAGEPLDVYANGTLIAHGEVVVVNEKFGVRLTDVVSPAERIRKLK
- the fliO gene encoding flagellar biosynthetic protein FliO, with the protein product MSTAAEATMTSTALPSLGQTALSLIVVLGLIFALAWLLKRVQGVRLGGPANLRIHAGLQVGPKEKVLMIEAGGQHLLIGVSAGGVNTLHVFAEAPIAPAAGSDQPQPPIVSAFSDALKRALGQAPKS
- the fliP gene encoding flagellar type III secretion system pore protein FliP (The bacterial flagellar biogenesis protein FliP forms a type III secretion system (T3SS)-type pore required for flagellar assembly.); its protein translation is MADVLAQTKGLPALNVSPAPGGGQNYSLSLQVLLMMTALTLLPAGLLAMTAFTRIVVVLGLLRQALGTGATPSNQILVGLSLFLTFFVMQPVFEKVYDNAAKPYLDGELAFEPALKAAAVPMRGFMLAQTREADLMSFSKIAGNGPYASADDVPFTVLAAAFLTSELTTAFQIGFLLFIPFVVIDLVIASVLMSLGMMMLSPVIISLPFKLMLFVLVDGWSLVMGTLAASFVVN
- the fliQ gene encoding flagellar biosynthesis protein FliQ, which produces MTPETVLTTGSQALQLVLMLAAPLLLTALAVGVLIGVFQAATQINEQTLSFIPKLLSTAVVLVFTGPWMLRLLTEFTRRLYESIPALIH
- the fliR gene encoding flagellar biosynthetic protein FliR: MTFSDAQIIGWLESWFWPLVRIGGVLAIAPVLGARVVPVRIRVVLTVLLTLVMAPTMPTPPYLAPFEAGWWLEIGKQMVIGVAMGFVLMLVFEAVVMAGELIAYGMGLSFAQLVDPLRGAGTPVVGQLLMVLGTLLFLSTGGHLRLIEALHASFVSMPVGGPGLNADNFLALARWGGSLFAGGVQIGLPVVIALLLVNLAFGVMSRSAPALSALSVGFPIALAAGLVLLRFSLPGLAAVMARMLDDSYALLATLFGG
- the flhB gene encoding flagellar biosynthesis protein FlhB; amino-acid sequence: MSDSAQEKNLPATEKRKREAREKGQLPRSRELSTAVVMGVGAALITGYGAKVGASAYEAMSRSLSFDAAILADPGLMPKMLLSGFGAGLAIVAPILFATLFAALVAPMLIGGWNLSWKAAQPDFSRLNPVTGLGRLFSGNSVVELSKSIAKFCLVGLVSGIAWWGLRGELLSLAMEPARQAIGHGLAMVASTFMWMVASLALIAAIDVPWQIFSNAKRLKMSRQEVQQEYKQSEGSPEVKGRIRRLQQQMSQRRMMEKLPGADVIVTNPTHYAVALKYTAGGKKAPVVIAKGVDTVAAAIRELGKAHGITLIEAPPLARALYRGCDLDEEIPTALYAAVAQVLTYVYQLKAWRGGERPLVPKVGDVPGGEPDPLPDARPEPPAA
- a CDS encoding PAS domain S-box protein translates to MIAAFQDAEPAVARGLLSASRDRILVMTAMLVGLLMLSSALALPAQPQVMAWEPQAFVASGSLMLLTALLFSQRRMPYAVAAALTLGITISMLLLRVAMVFIDDTFADGTHSLFMPVYAYYTVVYLMLAILLPDTASMRCSVAAWLALASLVTAGSLSLLDAEPPRPFLMATLIYVWLGHGLFVALLTGWTRQQRALVEAHARLAEIERAGRLSALASEQRFRIVFEQSTAGVGLIGADGCWQIASDRMAELTGYTVQELQGMSLLLLLVPEAREAARQRLDHFINGEQTRHSVERQWLRRDGGLTWVSLHFERVPGSAELPTAAVVMAIDISARKKAEQETQALQRIRDFHFEHLPLAMIEWDRDLRVRRWSKQAEVMLGWPEEAVVGRTLHEVGVLDADEAENHAQVMREFLTGQRTAVESLRHTRHRDGHLAWYRWHSHSLAGADGKPEFFFTAGFDVTEFLANNLRLDENRRELRAIFEQAAVGIAMLDSQGHWLTVNRRFCEILGRSEAELLSSDFQSITHPEDVALDVAQAEAVAAGKLPGYVMEKRYLGPDGGIIWVRLHVGRIDATATTSMRFVSVIEDIGERKHAEQQALEHQRIRDFHFNNTPLAVIEWTPDLKVKRWSLHAAEMFGWSEAEVLGKNFFDWRFVHDDDLGRIGVETAAIFDSPSAIIQTTCRNYHRDGRPIWCQWHSSIRRGANGEVQSVLSMASNVSNEQETLAALRDSQTRFQGIFEQAAVGIAMIDAQGNWLMVNQRFREIVGYGAEELLQHRCEEITDPKDRAAEAVERARLVAGEIDDYNFVKRYRHHDGKPVWVSLYARRLDDGSTGDNVRLSLVVVDITEQRHAEAQIKRLNADLEKRVTERTRQLNDTVHSWVERNQELSLLNKMTGLLAAAIDSGEAYRIIGDYLPRLFNGYGGALWLGDGKNPSFPIIAEWGSRKPVPEMLSTEDCWALRRGQLLRIDDPSHPHLCPHLDGRTDGQEPHTCVPITALGSPVGLIHLGWSERIGSLVTPPDEALLGSVVEQIGLAIGNVRLREELRRQAIRDPLTGLYNRRHFDELLRARMTEHDRSGRGFSVLMIDIDHFKRINDQHGHETGDEVLRETAKHLQESVRAGEAAFRFGGEEFVLLIDDGDRPDGSQALQCAERVRREIAELRVHCQGRILPPVTVSIGVAGYPRDVERQVSPLQRADGALYTAKRTGRNRVCSAGAVPGQEVAVGLVKR
- the flhA gene encoding flagellar biosynthesis protein FlhA, yielding MPIAINKLLANLRGPDSMARGLGAPLLLMIVLAMIVVPLAPFVLDLLFTFNIALSIIILLAVVYVMRPLEFSAFPTVLLLVTLLRLALNVASTRVVLLHGHQGGAAAGHVIEAFGNFVIGGNYAIGFIVFVILTLINFMVVTKGAERVSEVSARFVLDALPGKQMAIDADMNAGLLTRDEAKARREEVREEADFYGSMDGASKFIRGDAIAGIMILFINIIGGLFIGTLNHGLGIGEALKNYTLLTIGDGLVAQIPSLLMSTSVAILVTRMSKAGQMGTQVISQVFAEPKVLAVTAGVLGLVGIIPGMPNGVFLCLAAICGGAAYMTAQRTRQKARAVKNAPPPAAAAPAELGWDDVQQEDPLGLEVGYRLVPLVDAKQGGELMARIKGVRKKLTQELGFLVQPVHIRDNLELAPSAYRITLHGVPVASGQVYPDRDMALNPGRVFGTVEGIATKDPTFGLDAVWIERGARDHAQTLGYTVVDPATVVATHLSQIVKDHSHELLGFDEAQQLLNALGKSAPKLVEDLVPKVLSLSAFVRVLQTLLAERVPLRNLRGIAEALAEAAPRSQEPVVLAAAVRVALSRQIVQEINGLEPELPVLTLAPALERVLQESLQGGSAVLEPGLAERMHQSLSDQVRRQAQNGQPAVLLVPAGLRPWLAKFTRQSLPDLHVLAYNEVPETKQIRLIGAIS